A stretch of the Gossypium hirsutum isolate 1008001.06 chromosome D07, Gossypium_hirsutum_v2.1, whole genome shotgun sequence genome encodes the following:
- the LOC107925862 gene encoding chromatin modification-related protein EAF1 B isoform X5: MHGCSLGSALLLNAEVDSMGGVVDSGVDIGVKTSLRRAAIEKAQAELRQEYVVREERRRELEFLEKGGNPLDFKFGNAASVSVQSTSLTNQQAEHLVTSDAKGSFAPTASPHGDSVESSGRPGIPAVCEPSSADSLLLFSGENELPEGERKSMNSRKWNTVFPSEQSSRMDGAQNTKESEDSAIFRPYARRNRSKINRDGARSSPKDIVQGRGGHGPCLPAHVASKDVKALTSETNNQKGKNIHCVDATKLTTSDGDLASKMITSDNQFNMAFDGGQATEETTDQSKGDISESKVDVTFSKSLIDDLHKETAQVEADKSPVNLVPAESDLVAGKEQGVSTGLEESPATGTTKAENGTGYNQQNGFGDAKRDEEKPIEGQNSSVAIGMKGLDSVSSCTQNSLRLDVNNDKDVYINPKNVDSNGKLVEQTSEKEESLNLAVGEMARQNSEIKAVDNVAVVLDTYRSVIQNDSLNDSTVKVVEETRSELQNEVSCLSNDEAQRSSHAVSEAEREVSTVPGDNSNSYKENFSSSLPQGKMDNTICEIPDTTLLGITSIAIPDTQASLDNHVKVVDKAHEDSVMEEAGIIEAKRKRIAELSVASLSMENCQKSHWDFVLEEMAWLANDFAQERLWKMTAAAQICRRVTFTLRLQLEEKNQYWKLRKAALILANAVMDFWHSAQLLLNSRDLGPKNCGYDLVGSQADEVLKNNNAELDMVLVILMDFYWSLRIQIRSSSSTLEMTMNLLFRIFDSSIMDSSWDEHLTEESLFYAVPSGAMETYRRSIEFYLVQTEVNKIESNVQEVVETSAYDAGAEFPYGNFVYDEDEGETSMYYLPGAFQGSKSSKLNQKKRTMKIMKSYPPARSYEMGSDLPYGNCAQQSTLMGKRPASGLNVGPIPTKRVRTGPRQRVLSLFSCAAAAGGLQAPTKTDASSGDNNSFQDDQSTLNGGFQIEKSTEVESVGNFERQLQNDRAEPPTKAKKKKKTKNLGSAYDEGWQLESTHNELGNYSKKRPESSHFDSNGTSGLFGQHNAKKLKIMKQQLDNTFDITSNGSIPSPVGSQMSNMSNSSKIIRLMHGSDKSRKAKTPKMSAAQPGSSTPWSLLEDQALVVLVHDMGPNWDLVSDAINSTLQLKCIFLKPKECKERYKILMDRSGDGADSADDLMSSQSYPPTLPGIPKGSARQLFQRLQGPVEEETLKSHFEKIILVGKKQHYRRCQHDNQDLKQIVPVHNSHVMSLSQVCPNNLNGGVLTPLDFCDAPASSKDVLPLGYQASSLAISNQGAVGPRLPASGANSSLQGSSNAVLGSNLSSPSATLDASVRDGRFGVPRTSLPADEQHRVQQHSPVLSGRNVQQSKLTLPGAISGSDRGVLMLAGGNGVGMMCGINRNMPMSRPGFQGMVSSTMLNSGSMLSSNLVGMPSPGNMHSGPGSGQGNSTLRPRDTIHMMQPGHSPENQRQMVVPELQLHIQENSQGIAAFNGLTSAYPNQSTPSPVQSYPGQPQKSHGLNNSLQGSNGSQQQAYAMRLAKERQRQQQQQQQSHMHQQHQKFAVSNALKPHVRPQTQLPVSSLQSSSQIQSPASTQAVSLSPLTPSTPITPMSLHQQQKNHLVPRGLGRSSRPGASGLNNQIGQQQQRQLQQQQFQQSGRHHPQQRQQTQSQQQAKLLKGAGRGNMQVHQNLSVDPSPLNGLSMASSNQAAEKGEQMMHLMQGQGLYSGSVMSPVQPSKPPVSSQSMNHSQPQKKLLSGAVPPSTKYLQQMAAHSDNSSQVQVSTAPSGHTQSDVHQSVLPAAMGPNCQHLQLQSQSHKKQVNQSQPTVKRMIQQNQQVNSDPSSKSQAEPAQADQQPMSNASLMGTATTMAMPQAAIDSADNVSVVSPSVGPQWKPSESVCDLGLPNVATQVGSMGSPPHPNSARSDSLPSVSQVLGKRQLSGSLPSNGSTDGAQWPQQPQIQQSSTLPPSQQPYQQLQNQHSLLPQQQPLQQQSQQQTLHLQTVQGSLYYRPSNSKLE; the protein is encoded by the exons ATGCATGGATGCAGCTTGGGATCTGCATTGTTATTAAATGCTGAGGTTGATTCTATGGGAGGGGTTGTTGACAGTGGAGTTGACATTGGTGTCAAGACCTCCCTGCGTAGAGCAGCTATTGAGAAGGCTCAAGCAGAGCTTAG GCAGGAGTATGTTGTTCGTGAGGAAAGGAGAAGGGAACTAGAGTTTCTTGAGAAA GGTGGCAATCcgttggatttcaaatttggcaATGCAGCTTCAGTTAGTGTCCAGTCTACTTCTCTCACTAATCAGCAAGCAGAACATTTGGTTACCAG TGATGCAAAAGGTAGTTTTGCACCCACTGCCTCACCTCATGGTGATTCCGTAGAGAGTAGTGGAAGACCAGGGATTCCTGCAGTTTGTGAACCCAGTAGTGCTGACAGTCTCTTACTATTTTCTGGTGAAAATGAGTTGCCTGAAGGTGAAAGGAAGTCTATGAATTCTCGTAAGTGGAATACTGTTTTTCCATCAGAGCAATCTTCTCGAATGGATGGAGCTCAAAATACCAAGGAATCAGAAGATTCTGCTATTTTTCGCCCATATGCTCGAAGGAACAGGTCCAAAATAAATCGAGATGGAGCACGATCTAGTCCAAAAGATATTGTTCAGGGTCGAGGTGGTCATGGCCCTTGTTTACCTGCTCATGTAGCATCGAAGGATGTGAAGGCTTTGACTTCTGAAACAAATAACCAAAAGGGAAAGAACATACATTGTGTCGATGCCACAAAATTGACAACTTCAGATGGTGATTTGGCTTCAAAGATGATAACTTCTGATAATCAGTTCAACATGGCGTTTGATGGTGGTCAGGCTACAGAAGAAACAACGGATCAATCAAAAGGTGATATATCCGAAAGCAAGGTTGATGTCACATTTTCTAAAAGCTTGATCGATGACCTGCATAAGGAAACTGCTCAAGTTGAGGCTGATAAATCTCCAGTTAACTTGGTTCCTGCAGAGTCTGATCTTGTTGCAGGGAAGGAGCAGGGAGTTTCAACTGGTCTTGAAGAATCACCTGCAACAGGTACAACAAAAGCTGAAAATGGAACTGGTTATAACCAGCAAAATGGGTTTGGTGATGCCAAAAGAGATGAGGAAAAACCAATTGAAGGGCAAAATAGCAGTGTGGCAATAGGGATGAAGGGATTAGATTCAGTGTCCTCTTGCACTCAAAACAGTTTAAGATTAGATGTAAATAATGATAAAGATGTATATATAAATCCAAAAAATGTTGATTCTAATGGAAAGCTCGTGGAGCAAACATCAGAAAAAGAGGAGTCACTAAACTTAGCTGTTGGTGAAATGGCAAGACAAAACAGTGAGATTAAGGCTGTTGATAATGTTGCTGTTGTTCTTGATACTTATAGATCTGTGATTCAAAATGACTCTCTGAATGATTCTACTGTCAAAGTGGTGGAAGAAACTAGATCTGAATTGCAAAATGAGGTGAGCTGTCTATCCAATGATGAGGCACAACGAAGTAGTCATGCTGTATCAGAAGCTGAAAGGGAAGTTAGTACTGTGCCAGGTGATAATTCTAACTCCTACAAGGAAAACTTTTCGTCTAGTTTGCCTCAAGGTAAAATGGACAACACTATTTGTGAGATTCCTGACACAACTTTGTTAGGAATAACCTCTATTGCTATTCCTGACACTCAAGCTAGTTTGGATAATCATGTGAAAGTGGTGGACAAGGCACATGAAGATTCCGTTATGGAAGAGGCAGGGATTATAGAG GCTAAGCGGAAAAGAATTGCAGAGTTATCTGTTGCTAGCTTATCTATGGAGAACTGCCAAAAATCTCACTGGGACTTTGTTCTTGAGGAAATGGCATGGTTGGCAAATGATTTTGCTCAG GAGCGTCTTTGGAAGATGACTGCTGCTGCTCAAATATGTAGACGTGTTACTTTTACTTTGCGATTGCAACTTGAAGAAAAGAATCAGTATTGGAAACTCAGAAAAGCAGCTTTAATCCTAGCTAATGCTGTCATGGACTTTTGGCATTCAGCACAGTTGCTTCTAAATAGTAGGGATCTTGGTCCAAAAAACTGTGGCTATGATCTAGTGGGATCACAGGCTGATGAAGTTCTTAAGAACAACAATGCAGAACTTGATATGGTACTGGTTATATTGATGGACTTCTATTGGTCTTTAAG GATACAAATAAGGAGCAGCAGCAGCACCCTGGAAATGACAATGAACTTGCTATTCAG GATATTTGACTCAAGCATTATGGACAGCTCTTGGGATGAACACCTAACTGAA GAAAGCCTCTTCTATGCAGTTCCTTCAGGTGCTATGGAAACCTACCGAAGATCTATTGAATTTTATTTGGTACAGACTGAGGTAAAT AAAATTGAGAGTAACGTGCAAGAGGTGGTTGAAACATCTGCTTATGATGCTGGAGCCG AGTTTCCATATGGCAACTTTGTGTATGATGAGGATGAAGGAGAAACAAGTATGTATTATTTGCCTGGAGCCTTTCAAGGTAGCAAATCGTCAAAACTAAACCAGAAGAAGCGGACaatgaaaattatgaaatcatATCCTCCTGCAAGATCATATGAAATGGGTTCTGATTTGCCTTATGGAAACTGTGCTCAACAATCAACCTTAATGGGTAAAAGGCCTGCCAGTGGTCTAAATGTTGGTCCAATTCCAACGAAACGTGTTCGCACTGGTCCCAGGCAGAGGGTTTTAAGTCTTTTTAGCTGTGCAGCTGCTGCTGGGGGTTTACAAGCTCCAACAAAAACAGATGCTTCTAGTGGAGATAATAATTCTTTTCAGGATGATCAGAGTACTTTGAATGGAGGATTCCAGATTGAGAAAAGCACAGAGGTTGAATCAGTTGGGAACTTTGAAAGGCAGCTACAAAATGACCGTGCAGAACCACCAACAAAagctaaaaagaagaaaaaaaccaaGAATCTT GGTTCTGCATATGATGAGGGTTGGCAACTTGAATCTACTCATAATGAACTG GGGAATTATTCCAAAAAGAGACCTGAGagttctcattttgattctaatgGAACCAGCG GTTTATTTGGGCAACATAATGCCAAGAAGCTGAAGATAATGAAGCAACAGCTAGATAACACTTTTGACATCACTTCAAATGGATCAATCCCTTCACCAGTAGGGTCCCAGATGAGTAACATGTCCAACTCCAGCAAAATCATCAGATTAATGCATGGTTCTGACAAGAGTAGAAAAGCCAAAACACCCAAG ATGTCTGCTGCTCAGCCTGGTTCTAGTACTCCATGGTCATTACTTGAAGATCAG GCACTTGTTGTCCTTGTACATGACATGGGTCCAAATTGGGATCTCGTAAGTGATGCCATCAACAGTACCCTTCAACTTAAG TGCATATTTCTCAAGCCTAAAGAATGTAAGGAACGCTACAAGATTTTAATGGATAGGAGTGGAGATGGAGCTGACAGTGCTGATGATTTAATGTCTTCTCAGTCATATCCACCCACATTACCTGGCATTCCAAAG GGAAGTGCTAGACAGTTGTTTCAACGTCTGCAAGGGCCAGTAGAAGAGGAGACTCTTAAGtctcattttgaaaaaattatactTGTTGGCAAGAAACAGCACTACCGGCGATGTCAG CATGATAACCAGGATTTGAAGCAGATAGTGCCGGTCCACAATTCTCATGTTATGTCTCTTTCACAAGTCTGCCCAAATAACCTAAATGGAGGGGTTCTAAC GCCTCTCGATTTTTGTGATGCCCCTGCATCAAGCAAAGATGTTCTTCCCCTAGGATATCAGGCTAGTAGTTTAGCAATATCGAATCAAGGAGCTGTGGGACCAAGGCTTCCTGCATCTGGAGCAAATTCGTCGCTGCAGGGATCTTCTAATGCGGTTCTTGGCAGTAATTTATCATCACCCTCTGCTACACTCGATGCTTCTGTGAG GGATGGTAGATTTGGTGTTCCAAGAACATCTTTGCCAGCTGATGAGCAGCATAGAGTGCAGCAACATAGTCCAGTCTTATCTGGCAGGAATGTCCAGCAGTCCAAATTGACTCTCCCTGGGGCTATTTCTGGGTCAGATCGTGGGGTTCTTATGCTGGCTGGTGGAAATGGTGTGGGCATGATGTGTGGAATAAATAGAAACATGCCAATGTCAAGGCCAGGCTTTCAAGGAATGGTATCATCAACAATGCTAAATTCTGGCAGCATGCTCTCCTCCAATTTGGTGGGAATGCCTAGCCCTGGAAATATGCACTCTGGACCAGGTTCTGGTCAAGGAAACTCTACATTGAGACCTCGGGATACCATTCACATGATGCAA CCTGGTCACAGTCCAGAGAACCAGAGGCAAATGGTGGTACCTGAGCTCCAACTGCACATTCAAGAGAACAGCCAGGGAATTGCTGCCTTCAATGGGTTGACTTCTGCTTACCCTAATCAATCAACCCCATCACCTGTTCAGTCATATCCAGGTCAACCCCAGAAGTCCCATGGGCTGAACAACTCTCTTCAGGGTTCTAATGGGTCACAGCAGCAAGCATATGCCATGCGCCTTGCTAAAGAAAGGCAaaggcagcagcagcagcagcagcagtctCATATGCATCAGCAACATCAAAAGTTTGCTGTATCTAATGCTTTGAAGCCACATGTCCGACCTCAGACTCAACTTCCTGTATCTTCTCTTCAGAGTAGTTCCCAGATTCAATCTCCAGCTTCAACTCAGGCAGTATCGCTTTCCCCTCTAACACCATCTACGCCAATAACTCCTATGTCATTACATCAGCAACAAAAAAACCACTTGGTGCCTCGTGGGCTTGGTAGGAGTTCCCGACCTGGTGCTAGTGGGTTGAACAATCAGATAGGCCAGCAACAACAGCGGCAGCTTCAACAACAGCAGTTTCAACAATCTGGAAGGCACCACCCTCAGCAACGGCAACAAACACAATCTCAGCAGCAAGCTAAACTTTTGAAGGGAGCAGGGAGGGGGAACATGCAGGTGCATCAGAACCTTTCTGTTGATCCTTCTCCTCTGAATGGCCTTAGCATGGCCTCTAGCAACCAAGCTGCTGAGAAAGGAGAGCAGATGATGCACTTAATGCAAGGTCAGGGCCTGTATTCTGGGTCTGTTATGAGCCCTGTCCAACCATCTAAACCTCCAGTTTCTTCTCAGTCCATGAATCATTCCCAGCCACAGAAAAAGCTACTTTCTGGGGCAGTACCCCCTTCTACAAAGTATCTCCAGCAGATGGCTGCACATTCTGATAATAGTTCTCAAGTTCAGGTTTCCACAGCGCCTTCTGGTCATACACAATCAGATGTGCATCAGTCTGTCCTGCCAGCAGCTATGGGTCCAAACTGCCAGCACTTGCAGCTACAGTCACAATCACATAAAAAGCAAGTTAATCAAAGCCAGCCTACTGTTAAAAGGATGATTCAGCAGAATCAACAAGTGAATTCTGATCCTTCCAGCAAATCTCAAGCTGAGCCAGCCCAAGCTGACCAACAGCCCATGAGTAATGCTTCACTTATGGGTACAGCCACAACAATGGCAATGCCTCAAGCTGCCATTGATTCAGCTGACAATGTATCGGTTGTTTCTCCCTCTGTTGGCCCTCAGTGGAAACCATCAGAATCAGTGTGTGATCTGGGTTTGCCAAATGTGGCCACTCAAGTGGGATCCATGGGGAGCCCTCCTCATCCAAATTCTGCTCGTAGTGATTCGCTACCTTCTGTCAGCCAAGTGTTAGGGAAGAGACAATTATCAGGTAGTCTACCCTCTAATGGGAGTACTGATGGGGCACAGTGGCCACAACAGCCACAGATACAACAATCTTCCACATTGCCACCATCTCAACAACCTTACCAGCAGTTACAAAATCAGCATAGTTTGCTGCCACAACAGCAGCCATTGCAACAGCAGTCGCAACAGCAAACTCTGCATCTACAAACAGTACAGGGCAGCTTGTATTACAGGCCTTCTAATTCTAAGCTGGAATGA